The Spirosoma oryzicola region GGTAAACCGAAAAACGCTTCCGTTGGCTTCAAGCCCACTTCGGTTGGCTTCGACTTTGTCCGGTTAATGAATCTAACAGTAGTCAAGGGGCGCGATTTCTCCCGCAATAACGCAACCGACTCGACAGATGCATTTCTAGTGAATGAAGAAGCCGTCAGGCAAATGGGCATGAAACAGCCGCTCGGTAAATGGATATCAGCCTGGCAAAAGAAAGGCCATATCATTGGCGTATTGAAAGATTACCATACACACTCGCTACATGAACCGATCAAACCCTTGATTGTGGACGTAAAAGAATACGAGTATTTCGGGGTGATTTTAGTGCGCCTACAGGCCGGCATGACGAAACAAGCATTAGGCAATCTTGAGCGGACGTATAACAGGATCAATCCGAATTACCCCTTCGTTTATCAATTTCTGGATCAGGAGTATGCGAAGCTTTACCAGAGCGAAGAGGTCATGGCAAAATTAACCACGGTGTTTACGGCGCTTGCCATTGCCATATCCTGTCTTGGCTTGTTTGGGCTGGTTATGTTTTCGGCTCAGCAACGTACGAAAGAAATTGGGGTTCGGAAAGTGCTGGGCGCATCTGTCGCCAGCATCACAGCGCTGCTTTCAAGAGATTATCTCAGACTGATCTTTCTTGCTATCCTTATCGCTTCCCCCGTTGCCTGGTATGCGATGCAGCACTGGTTAGCCGACTTCGCTTATAAGATCAGTATTGAGTGGTGGATGTTTGCCCTGGCCGGTTTATCCGCTTTTGTTGTTGCCTCACTACCAGTAGGTATCCAAAGCATAAAAGCAGCTTTGGTAAATCCGGTAAAGAGTATAAGAAGTGAATAAGCCGTTCAGGCCGTTTTTTAGCTTAGGGTGCACATAGAAACAGTGTAGAGGGCAAAAATGCTCTTTCCAGTGTTTCCATGATTAATGCACGGTCGTTTCGTGCGCGCACGCTAGGGAACCTTACGTTATAGAGCGATAGACAACGCAACGAAGCTTTGGCGTACCGTGCCATCCTCACTTTCGACAAAAGACATTAAGTTAACTTAATGTCTTTTGTCGAAAGTGAGGATAAATGATTTCATCTTACATGATCTATGACCTTTATTAATGAAGTGGAGCCCCCGAAAAATCGAAATTTTAAGCCGGTCAGCTTCATTTCTGTCACAGGTTGCGGATAACTGTCACAGAAGCCTTTCCCATGATTTTTTCGGAGTCAAATCACGCCTGTGTAGCGGAACTGCATTGAGTTTTTCATGTCCATAAAAAAGGGCGGCCATTTTGCTGGATATGCATTATGTTCGCTACCCGATGAGCTGAGAGAAAACCGCGTTTGTAGGCCAATGAAAGCTTATTTGAGCCCATAAAAAGGTGCGTAGGATCAAGCCCATGATTTTTCTGGCATCACATCGTGCGCGTGCGACTCTGCTCAATGGAAGAGTTTCGTCAGTCCATAAAAAGAAGTATTGTCGAGAGCTGTCGAACTACGCTGAAAGGTAACCCATTTAACTCTGTTGGTTGACAAGGAAGAGTTTGTGTCCATCTTTCTTAAGAATTCAGGTTTCCACATTCGGAAAACTCTACCCTCATGCCCCGCATTGCTCAATGTCCCACCACGATCGATGACTTACTCTACCTCAGCACGGCAACCATCAAGCAATCCGGCTATCCGATTGACGGCAAGACGCACCAGCTTGGATGGAGTCATCATGGTGAACGAATCGCCACGATCGACATTGCCGCCAGCCTGAAGGCAAAATGCGTTATGCTGCGCTACTCGTTTCGGGGGGAAAGACAGTTGCACCGCATTAATCTGCTGATTGCACCCAGCAATCTGGGAAAAGGAAAAGTATTCTACTTTGTTTGTCCGGTCACCGCTAAACGCTGCCGGAAGTTGTACCTGGTCGATGGTTGGTTTGTTTTTCGCTATGCGCTAGAGGACACCTATCACGAAAAACAGCTTTGGTCAAAACGGTATCGAGATCTGGACAATACAATGGGCAGGCAGTTACGGGGAGATGATTTTGATTTGTACCAGGAAGCCTAAGGATGTTGTGCAAAGCAGCAATATAGGGGCAAACAAAGCATGTGTTGCGGTACTAGCGGTTGACAGGTCGTTTGTACAGTTGATAGAAAAACGTTTGATTTAAGACACATTCTATGTTCAGATGAGATGCGTTCTGTTGTAGATCGTCGCGTGACGGGGCTAATTTTGCGATTCTATGCCTACGCATTGCTCTTATTCATGACTTATTGAGAGCGAAAAGGCGAATCGATCTGTCACTTCCGCATATTTACGGAAGTTTAAGCCTGTTTGATAAGCAGTACTTAGGCGGCTTTGAAGTCATCGATGGCAAAGACAGGAAGCGAAAAGTCAAAAATGCGCTTACTTGTTTTTACTGTTTTAGTTTGTCGCACTGCAATCGTAGAGTAATCGTACCGCTATCGTAAATATGCGATAGCGAACTTCATATTAGTTACATACGGTGAAAGCTACTACCTGCTTTAGCGAGTAACGTGAATAGAGCGCCTTAAGTCAGTTGATCCACTTTTATGGCTGACTTTATTAAGATAAGGTTGACGGATCACCTAAACATGTCGGGTAGGTAACAGTCAGGCTTCTTTCAACGATCCACGTCTCCAGAACTTAGTATCCTCTTCGATGGTCATCAGCACAAGTTACGCTTTAGCCATTTCGTTAAACGGGGTATTTCTCCGCTTTGACTGGGGTATTCTCCGTATTTTGAATAGAAGGTAATCCAGGCTAACTAACCAATCCGTATTTAGTGCATCGTATCGGCGACGTGTGAACAAGGCTATACATAACGAGATAGACGCCGTTAGTTAGCCGAACTGATACGTGATTCCCGCTGGCGTCTGCTAGCGGGAATTTTGCCCTATCCTATCAACTATTAAGAAAGCTACTAGATCGAGCGGCACAAATGCGGGCGCTTGTATTGACAGTAAGGAGCGGACACACGAAAGTTTTATGGTCTCAGATAGGAGCACTTTATTGCCAACTACTACCGGCCCTCTTTTTTTAGTAGACCAGGAACAAACGATAGACCAGCCTGCCAAGTCTGGTTGGTAAACCCAAAGCGGGCTCCTAAATCCAAGAATGTAAATTCGTTCAGACTTTTAAAATAACCTACTTCTAAACCAAGCCATCGATACTGGTACGATAGGCGACTACTGATGCCTACTTCGATGGGGGCCGCATTATTATTTCTTACATTTTGGCCTAGAGAAACATTCGCTTCCGGACCCACAAAAAGACCGAAGCCTTTAATGGGTGTAATACCAATTAAGGGCGTCAAACTGGCATAATAGAATTTTTGCCGACTGACCAGATCGCCATTCGGCAGTTGATACTCAATCCCCTTTTGTTGATAGTTTATCTCTACTCGATACACTAGCAAAGCAGACAATGTATGCTGATAGAAAGCGCCTGCGTAAAAGCTATTTAGGGGAGCAACGCCCAAGAACCTCATATCACTACGAGAGCTAGTGACACTAGTGGATGCTCTGAGGTATCCGGCTCGAACGCCAAAGTAGTTTGCTTTGGTTAGCGTCTGGGCGCTAGCCAGGGTAGTCGTTAGTAGCCAAAAGGTAAGAATGTGAAAAGAACGAGTTGACATAGCGTTAAGGGTAAGAGTTTCCTGTTATGTAGGTGGCGTAGCTACAGATCGCCGTACGGCTGCAAAAAGGCTTTATTCTAGTAATCGATAACTGGCACTGATTCGCCAGACTTGACTAGTCGTCGCTGAACCCACTCTTCCCATCGAACCCGCACTGTAGTCGGTCAACCCATGCGCGTAGCTCACACTCAAGCCCACATTTTGATAGTAAGCGGTTGCCGTCAAACGAGCCCGTAAATCCAGGCCTGGAACCGCGTGTTTATGATAAGTTAGATAGACGTCATTGCTTGCTGTTACGCCCTTTCCTTTTTCCCAGTTCGCTAAACTAATTGCTGCATCAAGACCAGCGGTCAAATCCAAACTTGTTTGCCGGTTGCCAAAACGCTGGCCGACAAAAGGGTGCAGATTAATATACTCGTAGGTAAATCGGGAACTTCCTTGCTGAAAAGCAATAAATTGTCCCAGATCGCTACCACCAATTATTTTAGTCTTTGTCGCTAGTGACTCATAGGCTAGTTGAAGTCCCGCAATCATGTTCTTTTTGCTTACATGTTGCGCCTGCATATTGACCGTCCAGGAAAAGCTACTGCGGCTACTCCAGGGGTCATTGGTATAGGAAGGTGAACCAACAGTGGCGGGGGTAGACTCTCGAAGAATGGTAAAGAACGATTGATGAACGACTCGATCGCCATGGAAAGCGAATAAACTACTCCCAACCTGCGTACTAAGTTCATTATACTGTGCTTTAGCTACCAGGGCGTTAAGCAGTAGCAGGCCACTAATAAGGTAACAAGTCTTCATACGAGCGAGGGAGACGAACTACTAGTCTATTAGCTAAAGTACAAAATTTGGGGATAAATACTTGTTGATAAGCCGTTTCATCAAAAACCCGTTTTTCTAAGACACCTAGTTAATGTCACCAGAGGTAGCCTTTAAGTTTTCCTACCATTCCCAACTTAGTAAAGCCTTGATCAAGGCACACTTAATTACAAAGGGAAGCAGCCAGCTTCGATTAAGCGAGTTGGCTTTTGCTCACCAGCTTGACCGAAGCCAGAGATCCACAGTTAGTCGGAGGTGATCAGGGGTAGCTAACGCTTGCTAATCCGGTTCTGGCTTATCAAACGTTGCTGAGCAGACTTGAACCGATCACCAACACCACTCGATAAGGCTGCGTGCTTGGTAGACCGGCCTTGCACCCTTGCCCGCCATCGACGCCAGGAAGCAGGCTTTAAGTGCTTCCGTAAGAGTTGGATTACCGCTGACTCGGGTAGGCCAAACTGGACTTGGATGGCCTCAAAGGGAGTGCGATCCTCCCAAGCCATTTCGATCAATCGATCTAGCTCGTCTTGACTTAGTGAATGTGTAGGGAATTGCGTTTTCATAGAACAATAACCTTAGAAGTGGCTGAAGAGTTACGTTCACCAATAGCTCATTGGCTAAGCGGCAGTTAGAAAACGGGAGTTCGTTGAGATCATACCACTACCGTGATTTGGTCAACAATCGATCGTAACACCAAAAACACCGTGTTTTTGTGTTTTGCTGGTTACAGACTCAGCGGTTTTCAGTTTCTGGCGTTCAAAAAAGAACTGGTTGATACAGGAAAAATGACCTACAAACAGTTTCATGATGCCGTTCTGCAAATTAATTCCATGCCCGTCGAAATGATCCGTGCCATCCTGACGAATCAGTCTTTACCAAAGGATTTCAGGACTAAGTGGCGATTTTATGAGCTTGACTAAACGGCATATCTATTGGGGAAAGTAGAGTCACTTATATTTCACTACCTCACGTGCAGCGGTAGGAGCGGTTTTGGTGGTCTGTGTAAATGATTGACACTGTTTACCAAATCCTAATATGAGAAGAATACTTTTCTTGTTTACGCTAAGTTTGACCCTTTGGTCCTGTAAAGATCGTCAACCTGAACCGGCTGCTCCACCCGCTAATCGAAGCGTCCTAATCTACAGCAACAGCTTTCCCGGAACCTTCGAAGTAACCGACTATGATGCCAATGGCCTGCCGACGATGGCCAAAACTTCTATTTATCACAATATGGACGTAGCGCCGGAGGGTAGGTACACCAGTTCCATTAAATTAGAGTACGATGCACAGGCACGCGTTAAAAAAACGGTGCAAGTCTATGATCAACGAGGAATGGCTTCATGTTGCCCTGGATACGTTGTTTATGAACCCGACCAACAAATCGTTAATGAATATGAGTATCTAGGCAATACAGGTAAGATCACCCACGAAATTTCGTATTCCGTCAACGCTAAGAAAGGCGAAAAGAAAATTCTTTCCGAATTCGTTCGACGCTTTAACGAGCAGGGATTACTGCTTGAGGAAAAGAAAGGGAATCAGATTACTTATAAAGCTACTTACGATGCTAACGGCAACGTGCTTGACGAAAGCCTTCCATCCGCCGAAAAACCTGTTAGAAGGCAGTGGGATTACGTATTCGACGCCAACAAACGGGTTGTTAGTCGACGAATTGTTGGGTCCGCAGGTTTTGAAAACAACACTTATGACGAGCAAGGTAGACTTAGTCGCCAAGTGACCAATCTGTCTTTTATTTTACCGTTCAAGCCTCGCTCCGAAGAGATGGGCAAGTTGATCAACTATAATTTCGCCAAGCGAGCCGAGCAACAAGATCTGCTCTTTACCTACTTCGACAATGGCGTCTTCTGGAATGAGCGGCCACGGGTCGTTACTTATGAGTATGTGGGTGAGGAAACCCTGATTACCGCTACAATCTACCAGCTTTGGGACATTAACTGGAATCAAATTTCCCAACCTACCTTCGACTTAACCCTACTTCCTAATGAAAAGCTAGCCTCTATTCAGCAGATCAAGTGGCGACTCAATAAGTGGAATAAACTGACTAGTGAAGAGTTTAGTCATAAATACGTAAGTGACAAGCTAGCGGCAGAGCAACGAGGTACTTATTATGCGTACGATAATGCATACAACTATGACGAATTGGGCAATCTAGTAGGTAGTAGTGGTCATACAACTATCTTCAATATGACTCGTCAGGCTAATGTAAATACGTTTGTTGCTCGATACAAAAACCTATAAGGTCAATTAGAGGCTAAACAATGCCTTTCAAGGGAGTAGTCGATTTATTGACTTGACTACTCCCGTTTCTTGTCACTTAATCTGAGCCGGATGTCCAAGCCGCAACCCAATTGATAAACCAACCTGATAAGGACGTACCCGAAGCTGATTGGCGGTCAATAACTGGGTGAAGCTATAGTCCAGATACGGCCCAATAGACAGAGCCGCCTGACGACTTAAGGCAATATGTTTGCCCGCCGTCAGGTTAACGAAGAAAAACTGATTCGTGGGGCCGGCAAATGAATGAGCGTACTCGGCACCTATCGTCGTAAAGAGCCGGCCAACAAGAGGGCTACCAAAATGGATTTGCTTTCTGAGCGATAAACCAATCGTCTGTACGCTGAAATTCGTTGTGTCCGTGACGCCCAGCCGCTTGATCGTATACTGATTCGTCGCATTTTCGTCTACTACATACTGATCGGTGCTATACTGGTAATACGAGCGGAGATGAAATTGACTTACGTTGAGTGTTGCTTGAACTCCCTTTTTCTCGATGCCCAGGCTGGCCTTAAAGCCACTCGTCTGCGTTAACCCATTCGGGAAGATCACATCCTGCACTCTGGAATCGGCTTTGGGTAGGAGCACAACTCGTTGCAGCGTGGTTAAGGGAACTACGCTAACCAGCCAGGTATAGCCGGTGTTATTGGTCGCGCTTTGGCTATGCAGTTTCCGACGATGCTGTTTCTCAAACTTCTGCGGACTCGGGTATGAAACGGCGCTGGCAGGTATAGGTTGAATAAGCCCTGCATGACTATGAATACGAACGAACGAGAATGATTGTGGAAACAACCTCAAGGGAATAGGTTCTATTGATTGAAACGTATTTCGCTCATCCGCTAATACCTCCGGGTCACGACTACGTGAAGTCAATTCCATTGGCACGTTTACCCTCTTTTGGGTATACAGATGACTAATAGGTTCATCTGCTCCCTTGCGCTCCTCAGATTGTGGCTGACGAGAGGGATTCGGCTCTACACCGATATGTTGTTCTGAATTAACCAATTTCCTAATCCCTTTTCGTCCTACTATCAAGCCAGTTGACTGTTCACGTAACAGTTGTTTAGAACCGAAGCGATGCGTCTGAAGACCCTGTTTTAGTGGCTGTTGATCGGCAACGCTTGACCGCTTCTGGTCTCTATCCTGTTCGGTAAGTAAATCTCCTAGTGGGGTTTCCTGCCTGCGTTCCTGCTGCTCAAGCCCTGATGCTAAATCGTTTATAGTAACCAGCTGTCCGTTAAGCACCGACGTTTTTATCCCCTCTTTTGTATTGGGTCGACTGGATGTCTTGGCTTCTTTCATTAAATAACCTGTTTCGGCTAAGCGGTGAGGGTGATTACTCGATGAGGTCTCTTTCGGAGTCGTAAGGTGTTTCGAAAATGACTGCTGGGGCACTTTTACTCCTTCAACTCGTTGAACCATTGACGAGTCCGACTTTAGATACGTAAAAAGCAGTAAGCCTAGACTTAGAAAGAGAACCGCTAACAGGACAACCTTGCGGAGCGGCTGATAGCGGCTCTGCGGAGTTGACTGCTGAGCCAAAGCCCGATGAATTTTAGCATCAATA contains the following coding sequences:
- a CDS encoding TIGR03643 family protein yields the protein MKTQFPTHSLSQDELDRLIEMAWEDRTPFEAIQVQFGLPESAVIQLLRKHLKPASWRRWRARVQGRSTKHAALSSGVGDRFKSAQQRLISQNRISKR